A window from Drosophila nasuta strain 15112-1781.00 chromosome 3, ASM2355853v1, whole genome shotgun sequence encodes these proteins:
- the LOC132789210 gene encoding acyl-protein thioesterase 1 isoform X1 — MSAPVIVEATVKQTATLIFMHGLGDTGHGWSSALAAIRPPFMKVICPTAPTQPVSLNAGFRMPSWFDLKTLDIGGPEDEPGIRSARDDVHGMIQKELSAGIPANRIVLGGFSQGGALALYSALTFDQSLAGVVALSCWLPLHKQFPGAKATSDDVPIFQAHGDYDPVVPYKFGQLSASLLKSFMKNVTFKTYNGLSHSSSDEEMNDVKDIISKWTHWEGQNMARRAQCCQIS; from the exons ATGTCAGCACCGGTAATTGTCGAGGCCACGGTCAAGCAGACGGCGACG CTCATTTTCATGCACGGATTGGGAGACACTGG ACACGGCTGGAGCAGTGCCTTGGCCGCCATACGACCTCCCTTCATGAAGGTGATCTGTCCTACGGCGCCCACGCAACCCGTCTCTCTGAATGCCGGCTTCCGCATGCCCTCGTGGTTCGATCTCAAGACCCTGGACATTGGCGGACCTGAGGATGAGCCGGGCATTCGTTCAGCTCGCGACGATGTGCATGGTATGATACAGAAGGAGCTGTCCGCTGGCATTCCAGCCAATCGCATTGTGCTCGGTGGCTTCTCTCAAGGTGGCGCGTTGGCTCTCTATTCGGCTCTGACCTTTGATCAGTCGCTGGCTGGCGTGGTGGCGTTGTCATGTTGGCTGCCACTGCACAAGCAGTTTCCGGGTGCTAAGGCGACTAGCGATGATGTGCCAATATTCCAGGCGCACGGCGACTACGATCCCGTTGTGCCTTACAAATTTGGCCAGCTGAGCGCCAGCCTGCTCAAGTCCTTTATGAAGAACGTGACGTTTAAGACCTATAACGGATTGTCGCACTCGTCGTCCGATGAGGAGATGAACGATGTAAAG GACATAATCAGTAAATGG ACGCATTGGGAGGGCCAGAACATGGCTAGAAGGGCACAATGCTGCCAAATATCATAG
- the LOC132789205 gene encoding PCI domain-containing protein 2 homolog, with the protein MFGTVNNYLSGVLRSAEDYDGDSLGTFLSLRDVHVQNHNLYIAQPEKLVERMLKAPLDEVVIAHLKVLYYLAQEPPNYMEAYTQQAASCSAVVKLLQQLKDENWCLPLMYRVCLDLRYLAQACEKHCRGFTPGNILEKAADCMMACFRVCAADGRASEEDTKRLGMMNLVNQLFKIYFRINKLHLCKPLIRAIENCAFKDSFPLPEQITYKYFVGRRAMFDSNYREAVEYLSYAFTHCPDRFASNKRLILIYLVPVKMLLGYLPRKSLLERYDLLLFHDLALALKAGNVNQFDEIVRQHELVLIRSGIYLLVEKLKFIVYRNLFKKVFIIRQSHQLDMSDFLTALQFVGVTDVSIDETHCIVANLIYEGKVKGYISHAHNKLVISKQNPFPPLILA; encoded by the coding sequence ATGTTTGGCACGGTAAATAATTATCTTTCCGGCGTGCTGCGATCTGCAGAGGACTACGATGGAGATAGCTTGGGCACATTTCTATCGCTGCGCGACGTTCACGTGCAAAATCACAACTTGTACATAGCACAGCCAGAAAAACTCGTGGAACGCATGCTGAAGGCTCCGCTAGACGAAGTTGTTATTGCCCACCTAAAAGTGCTCTATTACCTGGCTCAGGAGCCACCTAACTACATGGAGGCATACACTCAACAGGCTGCCAGCTGCTCGGCGGTCGTTAAGTTGTTGCAGCAGCTCAAGGACGAGAACTGGTGCCTACCCCTCATGTATCGCGTGTGCCTTGATCTGCGTTATCTGGCGCAAGCCTGTGAAAAACACTGTCGCGGCTTCACACCCGGCAATATACTGGAAAAGGCTGCCGATTGCATGATGGCCTGCTTTCGCGTGTGCGCCGCTGATGGACGCGCTTCGGAGGAGGACACCAAGCGTCTAGGCATGATGAATCTGGTGAATCAACTGTTCAAGATCTACTTCCGCATCAATAAATTGCATCTGTGCAAGCCGCTTATCCGTGCCATTGAGAACTGTGCGTTCAAGGATAGTTTTCCGCTGCCGGAGCAGATCACCTATAAATACTTTGTGGGCAGACGAGCTATGTTCGACTCTAATTATCGCGAGGCTGTCGAATATCTCTCATATGCATTTACCCATTGTCCAGATCGATTCGCGAGCAACAAGCGATTGATACTTATCTATTTGGTGCCGGTTAAAATGCTGCTCGGCTACTTGCCACGGAAATCTCTTCTGGAACGCTACGATCTGCTGCTCTTCCATGATCTGGCACTTGCCCTGAAGGCTGGCAATGTTAATCAATTCGATGAAATCGTTCGGCAGCACGAACTAGTGCTCATTCGCAGCGGCATTTATTTGCTTGTggaaaaactgaaatttattgtttatcgCAATCTATTCAAGAAAGTGTTTATTATTCGGCAGTCACATCAACTGGATATGAGCGACTTCTTGACAGCGCTACAGTTTGTCGGCGTTACCGATGTGTCCATCGATGAGACGCACTGCATCGTGGCCAATCTGATTTACGAGGGTAAAGTGAAAGGTTACATCTCACATGCACACAACAAACTAGTTATATCCAAGCAGAACCCATTTCCTCCGTTAATTTTGGCTTAA
- the LOC132789210 gene encoding acyl-protein thioesterase 1 isoform X2, translating into MSAPVIVEATVKQTATLIFMHGLGDTGHGWSSALAAIRPPFMKVICPTAPTQPVSLNAGFRMPSWFDLKTLDIGGPEDEPGIRSARDDVHGMIQKELSAGIPANRIVLGGFSQGGALALYSALTFDQSLAGVVALSCWLPLHKQFPGAKATSDDVPIFQAHGDYDPVVPYKFGQLSASLLKSFMKNVTFKTYNGLSHSSSDEEMNDVKSFLTLSLLLSISGHNQ; encoded by the exons ATGTCAGCACCGGTAATTGTCGAGGCCACGGTCAAGCAGACGGCGACG CTCATTTTCATGCACGGATTGGGAGACACTGG ACACGGCTGGAGCAGTGCCTTGGCCGCCATACGACCTCCCTTCATGAAGGTGATCTGTCCTACGGCGCCCACGCAACCCGTCTCTCTGAATGCCGGCTTCCGCATGCCCTCGTGGTTCGATCTCAAGACCCTGGACATTGGCGGACCTGAGGATGAGCCGGGCATTCGTTCAGCTCGCGACGATGTGCATGGTATGATACAGAAGGAGCTGTCCGCTGGCATTCCAGCCAATCGCATTGTGCTCGGTGGCTTCTCTCAAGGTGGCGCGTTGGCTCTCTATTCGGCTCTGACCTTTGATCAGTCGCTGGCTGGCGTGGTGGCGTTGTCATGTTGGCTGCCACTGCACAAGCAGTTTCCGGGTGCTAAGGCGACTAGCGATGATGTGCCAATATTCCAGGCGCACGGCGACTACGATCCCGTTGTGCCTTACAAATTTGGCCAGCTGAGCGCCAGCCTGCTCAAGTCCTTTATGAAGAACGTGACGTTTAAGACCTATAACGGATTGTCGCACTCGTCGTCCGATGAGGAGATGAACGATGTAAAG AGTTTTCTTACGCtctctttgcttttgtctATTTCAGGACATAATCAGTAA
- the LOC132792719 gene encoding fibroleukin-like, with product MTHIDQAVSLSINSWVTIKNLNLLIEILKTQNDTISAQLKDLQEQVEEQNNTIDNKDMQIVKLKSQLEEIKKIKKLEENPPSSCIPFGSSAGVHRIKTLGNDSFDVLCDSQTAGDGWTVIQQRLDGKENFTRNWDAYRNGFGSFDGDFFLGLEKIHHLTSERRHILHIHMEDFNGTIHFVQYDHFNVSSVDELYELNRLGQFSGNTTYNTLRMHINQKFTTYDRDNDISGSYNCADHNGGWWYTSCVHA from the coding sequence ATGACACATATTGATCAAGCAGTTTCGTTATCAATTAATAGTTGGGTAACCATAAAAAACCTAAACTTACTAATTGAAATACTCAAGACACAAAACGATACCATCTCTGCTCAACTGAAGGATCTACAAGAGCAGGTCGAggaacaaaataatacaatagaTAACAAAgatatgcaaattgttaaattaaaatctcaGTTagaggaaattaaaaaaatcaaaaagttaGAAGAGAATCCACCATCTAGTTGCATCCCTTTTGGCAGTTCAGCGGGTGTACATCGAATCAAAACTCTGGGCAACGATTCCTTTGATGTGCTCTGCGATAGTCAGACAGCTGGAGATGGTTGGACGGTGATTCAACAACGTCTGGATGGCAAGGAGAACTTCACCAGAAATTGGGATGCATATAGAAATGGATTTGGCTCCTTTGACGGTGACTTTTTCCTTGGCTTGGAAAAGATTCACCACTTGACCAGCGAACGACGTCACATACTTCACATTCATATGGAAGACTTTAATGGAACTATCCATTTCGTTCAATACGATCACTTTAATGTCTCCAGTGTCGACGAACTTTACGAGTTGAATCGTTTGGGACAATTTTCCGGGAATACAACATACAATACTCTACGAATGCATATAAATCAGAAATTTACGACTTACGATCGTGATAATGACATTTCGGGTAGTTATAATTGTGCGGATCATAATGGAGGCTGGTGGTACACGAGTTGTGTTCATGCGTAA
- the LOC132789207 gene encoding aldo-keto reductase family 1 member B1, with protein MSTPNFLLSNGKNMPMVGLGTWRSPPDVLAQAVKDAIDIGYRHFDCAHIYGNEAQVGVAIDEKLKEGVVTRDELFITSKLWNTHHRPDLVRPACETSMRNLGVDYLDLYLMHWPMAYKSGDNLYPTCPDTGKAVFEDIDFVDTWRAMEELVDRGLCHAIGVSNFNEQQINRLLSVAKLKPVVLQIECHPYLRQKSLITLCYDNAIAVTAYSSLGSAHTPYEKPGAYPLLKHPVVLEIAAKYDRSPAQVLLRFQTQSGIIVIPRSVSKHHMYENFKVWDFGLDNDDLQAIGDLDCNGRFMTMKAAYGHPHYPFEIAAPKQT; from the exons ATGTCGACGCCGAATTTTCTTTTAAGCAATGGCAAAAATATGCCAATGGTTGGACTGGGGACATGGCGT AGTCCACCCGATGTCCTAGCGCAGGCTGTAAAAGATGCCATTGATATCGGTTATCGTCACTTCGATTGCGCGCACATTTACGGCAACGAAGCCCAAGTCGGCGTAGCTATTGATGAGAAACTCAAGGAAGGTGTTGTAACGCG TGACGAACTGTTCATCACAAGTAAACTATGGAATACTCACCACAGACCCGATTTGGTGCGACCTGCCTGCGAGACAAGTATGCGAAATCTAGGTGTGGACTATCTGGATCTGTATCTGATGCATTGGCCCATGGCCTATAAGTCGGGTGATAATCTCTATCCTACATGTCCGGATACTGGCAAAGCTGTATTCGAGGATATTGACTTCGTCGACACCTGGCGAGCCATGGAGGAGTTAGTGGATAGAGGTTTATGCCACGCTATTGGAGTATCTAATTTTAATGAGCAGCAAATAAATCGATTGCTAAGCGTGGCCAAGCTGAAACCCGTCGTCCTGCAGATCGAATGTCATCCGTATTTGCGACAGAAGTCCTTAATTACACTCTGCTATGACAATGCGATTGCTGTTACTGCTTATAGTTCGTTGGGCTCGGCTCACACGCCCTACGAGAAACCCGGTGCCTACCCACTGCTGAAGCATCCAGTTGTATTGGAAATCGCTGCCAAATACGATCGTAGTCCAGCCCAGGTGCTATTACGCTTTCAGACACAATCGGGCATTATTGTCATACCTCGATCAGTGAGCAAACATCATATGTATGAGAATTTTAAGGTTTGGGACTTTGGATTGGACAATGACGACTTGCAAGCCATCGGCGATCTCGATTGCAATGGTCGTTTTATGACCATGAAAGCCGCTTATGGACATCCTCATTATCCATTCGAAATTGCAGCACCAAAACAAACATAA
- the LOC132789210 gene encoding acyl-protein thioesterase 1 isoform X3, whose protein sequence is MSAPVIVEATVKQTATLIFMHGLGDTGHGWSSALAAIRPPFMKVICPTAPTQPVSLNAGFRMPSWFDLKTLDIGGPEDEPGIRSARDDVHGMIQKELSAGIPANRIVLGGFSQGGALALYSALTFDQSLAGVVALSCWLPLHKQFPGAKATSDDVPIFQAHGDYDPVVPYKFGQLSASLLKSFMKNVTFKTYNGLSHSSSDEEMNDVKDIISKWQELQTNHL, encoded by the exons ATGTCAGCACCGGTAATTGTCGAGGCCACGGTCAAGCAGACGGCGACG CTCATTTTCATGCACGGATTGGGAGACACTGG ACACGGCTGGAGCAGTGCCTTGGCCGCCATACGACCTCCCTTCATGAAGGTGATCTGTCCTACGGCGCCCACGCAACCCGTCTCTCTGAATGCCGGCTTCCGCATGCCCTCGTGGTTCGATCTCAAGACCCTGGACATTGGCGGACCTGAGGATGAGCCGGGCATTCGTTCAGCTCGCGACGATGTGCATGGTATGATACAGAAGGAGCTGTCCGCTGGCATTCCAGCCAATCGCATTGTGCTCGGTGGCTTCTCTCAAGGTGGCGCGTTGGCTCTCTATTCGGCTCTGACCTTTGATCAGTCGCTGGCTGGCGTGGTGGCGTTGTCATGTTGGCTGCCACTGCACAAGCAGTTTCCGGGTGCTAAGGCGACTAGCGATGATGTGCCAATATTCCAGGCGCACGGCGACTACGATCCCGTTGTGCCTTACAAATTTGGCCAGCTGAGCGCCAGCCTGCTCAAGTCCTTTATGAAGAACGTGACGTTTAAGACCTATAACGGATTGTCGCACTCGTCGTCCGATGAGGAGATGAACGATGTAAAG GACATAATCAGTAAATGG CAAGAGTTACAGACAAATCATCTATAG
- the LOC132789209 gene encoding DNA-directed RNA polymerase III subunit RPC8 gives MFVLAELKDNVRIGPDQFNLKLVDAVRDEIDRKLANKVLLNVGLCIALKEIVSLKDSIILPGDGASHTEVLFRYVVFRPMVGTVITGKIRNCSREGVHVTLGFFDDILIPHAALQHPSRFDEAEQAWVWEYPLEDGAKHDLFMDVGEPIKFRVSREIFEETSPIGPPKTEGQSSQGAGTSAAAAAAASAASQEVKAPYKIIGAINESGLGVLSWWDQQGKDDEEEEDGEDNAEYDDEDGEGACEE, from the exons ATGTTTGTGTTGGCAGAACTGAAGGACAACGTCCGCATTGGACCGGaccaatttaatttgaagctTGTTGATGCTGTGCGCGATGAAATTGACCGCAAACTTGCAAATAAG GTGCTGTTAAATGTTGGTCTGTGCATAGCCCTCAAAGAGATTGTCTCACTGAAGGACTCAATTATATTGCCCGGCGACGGAGCCTCACACACCGAAGTTCTGTTTCGCTATGTTGTGTTCCGTCCAATGGTTGGCACAGTTATCACCGGTAAAATACGCAACTGCAGTCGCGAGGGAGTGCACGTGACATTGGGCTTCTTCGATGACATACTTATTCCGCATGCGGCACTGCAACATCCGTCGCGTTTCGATGAGGCGGAGCAGGCTTGGGTTTGGGAATATCCCCTAGAGGATGGTGCTAAACATGATCTATTCATGGATGTTGGTGAGCCCATTAAGTTCCGTGTTTCCCGCGAAATATTCGAAGAAACATCGCCAATTGGGCCGCCCAAAACAGAGGGTCAATCCTCGCAAGGTGCTGGCACctccgcagcagcagcagctgccgcttcAGCAGCATCTCAGGAAGTGAAAGCGCCCTATAAAATCATT GGAGCTATTAATGAATCTGGATTAGGTGTGCTCTCCTGGTGGGATCAGCAGGGCAAAGATGATGAAGAGGAGGAAGATGGTGAGGATAATGCGGAATATGACGATGAGGATGGCGAGGGTGCCTGTGAGGAATAA
- the LOC132789200 gene encoding ATP-binding cassette subfamily G member 4, with protein MDSTRNLLSKQSKDVEFQDVFYTVDQRNNFFRLTGQRQILKGVSGSFRNGQLSAIMGPSGAGKSSLLNAISGFRKSGVTGNIRMKRDNACYITQDDHHQTLLTVEELINLSYDLKLKQNHKKEEQITEILTNLNLNHRRNVTAEKLSGGERKRLSIALELVDNPNIFFLDEPTSGLDEVTAAQCIRLLQQMAREGRTIVCTIHQPSATIYNYFDSIYVLAKGQCVFQGCPQATIPFLRLAQLDCPRHYSPSDYIIEVIDAEEGQLVPLLSELTDNGKLTYIGRQVEPLDTQLLPQQAITTLFVEQPKRQFLPTFFAGSAASTDGSLMGAAGALLGQVKAFSKHLHQDRRKISGLQQFIVLMRVMLLRTMRARIALLIQLVHHTLCGLFFGLIFFQLGNQGARMFDHLKFCIGAVLMIVYTQVMVPILSYPADVKVVKKETFNRWYSLMPYYLALTISRLPLQVLLNVTFMAMTYWMSGLPEQLWRFCIFVAVGLMISLVAEGMGLAIGATFSITNGSVVGPLIIAPLMGLAVYGFDFAPQITWGMNVLMKFSYVRVGVVALVLAVFGFQREELDCDEIYCHFSDPRVLLKFLDVDKVSILDQFGLLAMLMVFFRVIMYISLRKRCYT; from the exons ATGGATTCAACGCGCAACCTTCTATCCAAACAGTCCAAGGATGTGGAATTCCAGGACGTTTTCTACACAGTCGATCAACGCAATAATTTCT ttCGCTTAACCGGACAGCGGCAAATTTTGAAAGGCGTGAGCGGAAGTTTTCGCAATGGACAACTGTCTGCCATTATGGGCCCCTCGGGGGCCGGAAAAAGCAGTTTACTGAACGCAATTTCGGGTTTCAG AAAAAGTGGCGTAACAGGCAACATAAGAATGAAACGGGACAATGCCTGTTATATTACACAGGACGATCATCATCAGACACTGCTTACTGTCGAAGAGCTGATAAATCTTTCGTACGATCTGAAACTCAAGCAGAACCATAAAAAGGAAGAGCAAATTACGGAAATACTCACGAATCTCAATCTCAATCATCGACGCAACGTCACCGCCGAAAAACTGAGTGGCGGTGAACGCAAACGTCTCTCGATTGCCCTCGAACTCGTCGACAATCCGAATATCTTTTTTCTCGACGAACCGACCAGCGGCCTGGACGAGGTGACAGCCGCCCAGTGCATCCGCCTGCTCCAACAAATGGCTCGTGAGGGTCGCACGATAGTCTGCACCATCCATCAGCCCTCGGCCACCATCTATAATTACTTCGATAGCATCTATGTGCTGGCCAAGGGTCAATGTGTCTTCCAGGGCTGCCCTCAAGCGACGATACCCTTCCTACGCCTTGCCCAGCTGGATTGTCCACGACACTACAGCCCTTCAGACTATA TTATCGAAGTCATCGATGCCGAAGAGGGGCAACTCGTGCCGCTGCTTAGCGAGCTAACGGACAATGGCAAATTGACTTACATTGGCAGACAGGTGGAACCGCTGGATACccagttgctgccacagcagGCGATAACCACACTCTTCGTGGAGCAGCCGAAGCGACAATTCTTGCCCACTTTCTTTGCCGGCAGCGCCGCCTCCACCGACGGCAGTTTGATGGGCGCAGCTGGTGCTTTGCTGGGGCAGGTGAAGGCGTTCTCAAAACATCTGCATCAGGATCGCCGAAAGATATCCGGATTGCAGCAGTTTATTGTGCTGATGCGTGTCATGCTGTTGCGAACGATGCGTGCGCGCATCGCATTGCTCATTCAGCTGGTGCATCATACGCTCTGTGGGCTCTTCTTTGGCCTGATCTTCTTCCAGCTGGGCAATCAGGGTGCACGCATGTTCGATCATCTGAAGTTCTGCATTGGCGCTGTGCTCATGATTGTCTACACGCAAGTGATGGTGCCCATTTTAAGCT atCCCGCTGATGTCAAGGTGGTGAAGAAGGAGACCTTCAATCGCTGGTACTCACTGATGCCTTACTATCTGGCGTTGACCATATCGCGACTGCCACTTCAGGTGCTACTCAATGTCACGTTCATGGCTATGACTTATTGGATGTCCGGACTACCTGAACAGCTGTGGCGCTTCTGTATTTTCGTCGCCGTCGGTCTGATGATCTCGCTCGTTGCCGAGGGCATGGGCCTGGCCATTGGCGCCACCTTCAGTATAACA AACGGCAGCGTCGTTGGTCCACTGATCATAGCACCACTTATGGGACTGGCTGTCTATGGCTTTGATTTTGCGCCACAGATAACATGGGGCATGAATGTGCTGATGAAGTTCAGTTATGTGCGTGTCGGTGTCGTCGCCTTGGTGCTGGCTGTCTTCGGCTTTCAACGCGAAGAACTCGACTGCGATGAGATCTATTGCCACTTCAGTGATCCGCGAGTGCTGCTCAAGTTCCTCGATGTCGACAAGGTCTCGATACTGGATCAGTTCGGACTGCTGGCCATGCTGATGGTCTTCTTCCGCGTCATCATGTACATCAGTCTGCGCAAGCGCTGTTACACCTGA
- the LOC132789201 gene encoding LOW QUALITY PROTEIN: serine/threonine-protein kinase RIO1 (The sequence of the model RefSeq protein was modified relative to this genomic sequence to represent the inferred CDS: deleted 1 base in 1 codon) produces MADAHKYSDAEEDESDLKNSEWLDDFKALTVKHDIFKDLKLNEKEASDDLCQKVIDDIDADEEADLDDADDYDDEDYDQDDGYDAYEEAYSGFNKLNAQSHLTNAAGGNSGGGGGSGARVSGGTQRVSSYQPNEKLLRRYSTRINVEKYDPNANMSAQAANRLVSFDRRQETERVRVRDKHDRATAEQVMDPRTRMILFKLLNRGLIQEINGCISTGKEANVYHAVSKNGADEYAIKIYKTSILVFKDRDKYVSGEFRFRHGYCKHNPRKMVRTWAEKEMRNYLRMRNAGVPVPEPILLRSHVLVMRFCGKDGWPSPKLKDVEISTSKARELYRDCVVIMWRIYNQCRLVHADLSEFNILYENGQLVIIDVSQAVEHDHPHAFDFLRKDCTNISEFFRKKSVATMTVKELFDFITDQTITEENIEECLERISERIKDRDFDAITAQEKIDEAVWQSTYIPKRLDEVPHFERDVAKAKQGVQQDLVYAKITGLTSELDIKKQPDVLEAKQNNEDSDKEDSENESDESQEGDETTKAFKNSARPRDESPDSKKARKKAVKDAKAEQRKVKVKKHVKKRKEKLGSMKN; encoded by the exons ATGGCCGATGCTCACAAATATAGCGATGCAGAGGAGGATGAAAGCGACCTGAAAAAC TCAGAGTGGCTGGATGACTTCAAAGCTCTGACCGTTAAACACGATATATTCAAGGACCTCAAACTGAATGAAAAGGAGGCCAGTGATGATCTATGTCAAAAAGTTATTGACGATATCGACGCCGATGAGGAGGCTGATTTGGACGACGCTGATGACTATGACGATGAAGACTATGATCAGGACGATGGCTATGATGCGTATGAGGAAGCCTACAGTGGCTTTAACAAACTCAATGCACAATCTCATCTCACAAATGCAGCTGGTGGTAATAGCGGCGGAGGCGGCGGCTCTGGCGCTAGAGTTAGTGGAGGAACTCAGCGTGTTAGCAGCTATCAACCAAATGAGAAGCTATTGCGCCGTTACTCGACACGCATTAACGTCGAGAAATACGACCCAAATGCAAATATGAGCGCCCAGGCGGCCAATCGATTGGTCAGCTTCGATCGGCGACAGGAGACGGAGCGAGTTCGTGTGCGCGACAAGCACGATCGCGCCACGGCAGAGCAGGTGATGGATCCACGCACTCGCATGATACTCTTTAAGCTATTGAATCGAGGGCTGATTCAAGAAATCAACGGCTGCATCTCCACGGGCAAGGAGGCGAACGTTTATCATGCAGTGTCCAAGAATGGTGCCGACGAGTATGCCATTAAAATCTACAAGACTTCCATACTGGTGTTCAAGGACCGAGACAAGTATGTGTCGGGTGAGTTTCGCTTCCGTCACGGTTACTGCAAGCATAATCCTCGCAAAATGGTACGCACATGGGCCGAAAAAGAAATGCGCAACTATTTGCGTATGCGAAATGCTGGTGTACCCGTTCCTGAGCCCATTCTTTTGCGTTCGCATGTGCTCGTAATGCGTTTCTGTGGTAAGGATGGTTGGCCATCGCCAAAGCTAAAGGATGTCGAGATAAGCACATCGAAGGCGAGAGAATTATACCGTGATTGTGTGGTCATCATGTGGCGTATCTACAATCAATGTCGTCTAGTACATGCCGATCTCTCTGAGTTCAACATCCTCTACGAGAATGGTCAGCTGGTTATCATCGATGTTAGCCAAGCAGTGGAGCACGATCATCCACATGCATTTGATTTTCTACGCAAGGATTGCACCAACATATCGGAGTTCTTCCGCAAAAAGTCTGTAGCCACGATGACCGTCAAAGAGCTGTTTGACTTTATAACGGATCAAACGATTACCGAAGAGAATATAGAAGAGTGTCTAGAGCGTATTTCCGAGCGCATCAAGGATCGCGATTTCGATGCAATCACAGCACAAGAGAAGATCGACGAGGCCGTTTGGCAGAGCACATACATTCCCAAGCGTTTGGACGAG GTTCCTCACTTTGAACGGGATGTCGCGAAAGCTAAGCAGGGTGTACAGCAAGATCTCGTGTATGCCAAGATCACTGGCCTAACGTCTGAGCTAGATATCAAAAAACAGCCAGACGTTCTggaagcaaagcaaaataatgaaGATAGTGATAAGGAGGACAGTGAGAACGAAAGTGATGAATCACAAGAGGGTGACGAAACGACAAAAGCATTTAAGAATTCAGCACGTCCGCGAGACGAGTCGCCCGACAGT AAAAAAGCGCGCAAGAAGGCAGTGAAAGACGCCAAAGCTGAACAGAGAAAGGTCAAAGTGAAGAAACATGTTAAGAAACGCAAGGAGAAACTTGGCAGCATGAAAAATTAG
- the LOC132789206 gene encoding uncharacterized protein LOC132789206, translating to MVENFGKALCLVATQLRIPLKDHKIFLKDVDMVSNFINKALIQQNSIFAHSFTNLPETATFMGNTYIDVPAKFNCYLILDFKYAHQVEFGEDGYVYLSADCQSTHAGSRIPSTYLQQVLRDDLNNILGSQPLVKCQEHTYKLCFHTTVYPISAHTIVATQMDSETNVRIVFDFLLAFKIPLLKVPRPKNVPVPESMPSQALEYWLALPVNHFDVHFNGQNHLGRMHIWQVANLEQRQRWRLALRLSYMLSTINDTLSTVGIHGLKHTCVNLCERYGLKKADKPINFKLIDMMSTYSSLKLTELSTALNSGSLVNFQMDPQLSTDCLKTDVMISKMHDEWKTSNCVPSKAKKHSK from the exons ATGGTTGAAAACTTTGGAAAAGCACTTTGTTTGGTTGCTACGCAATTGAGGATTCCACTCAAGGATCACAAAATCTTTCTTAAGGATGTCGATATGGTGTCCAACTTTATAAACAAAGCGCTCATACAACAAAACTCAATATTTGCACATAGCTTTACAAACCTCCCGGAAACAG CCACATTTATGGGCAATACCTATATAGACGTACCTGCCAAATTCAACTGTTACTTGATACTGGATTTTAAGTATGCACATCAGGTGGAATTTGGTGAAGATGGCTACGTCTATTTGTCAGCGGACTGCCAATCAACACATGCGGGATCCAGAATACCCTCGACATATCTGCAACAGGTCCTTCGCGATGATCTCAACAATATACTAGGGAGTCAACCACTTGTGAAATGCCAGGAACACACGTACAAATTGTGTTTTCACACCACCGTCTATCCCATCAGCGCGCATACCATCGTCGCCACCCAAATGGATTCGGAGACCAATGTCCGCATTGTATTTGATTTCCTGCTGGCCTTCAAGATCCCGTTGTTGAAGGTGCCACGACCTAAAAACGTGCCAGTCCCAGAGTCGATGCCTTCTCAGGCATTGGAATACTGGCTGGCACTGCCAGTTAACCATTTCGATGTTCACTTTAATGGACAAAATCATTTGGGAAGAATGCATATTTGGCAGGTGGCGAACTTAGAGCAACGACAGCGCTGGCGACTCGCTCTGCGTCTCTCCTACATGCTGAGCACCATCAATGACACGCTGAGCACCGTCGGGATTCATGGTCTCAAACACACGTGCGTCAATCTTTGCGAGCGTTATGGCTTGAAAAAAGCCGATAAGCCAATCAACTTCAAGCTGATTGAT aTGATGAGTACTTATAGTTCTCTTAAGCTAACGGAATTGTCGACTGCCCTTAATAGTGGTAGTCTTGTGAATTTTCAAATGGATCCTCAACTATCCACAGATTGCCTTAAAACAGATGTTATGATCTCCAAGATGCACGACGAATGGAAAACATCAAATTGTGTGCCCTCAAAGGCAAAGAAACATTCCAAGTGA